In the genome of bacterium, one region contains:
- a CDS encoding glycosyl hydrolase: MLPFTKQLTALCLTLIVSFSTYAAAQALDGPQDVNASAARQWSKAEVYVTAKATNDRITKKEPLTFLPLEQPDEHTPTIILDKDKTFQTLVGIGGALTDASAETFYKLPAKQQQEILTAFFDKAQGIGFTLCRTNIHSCDFSSSSYTYAEIPGDSSLQHFSIAPDLKYKIPFIKAAFAQAGAEFKLFASPWSPPAWMKTNNNMLQGGKLRPEYNQTWANYFVRFVQEFEKAGVPIWGLTVQNEPMAVQTWESCIFTATEERDFVKYHLGPALERAGLSRLKLMIWDHNRGIMYQRAKVVYDDPVASKYVWGAGFHWYVGDHFDNVRLVHDAYPDKELVFTEGTEANFDANKVKDWQWGEFFGKSIIMDLNNWASGWVAWNVILDERGGPNHVGNFCMAPIICNTKTGELTYMNSFYYLGHFSKFLRPGAKRIICSSNHDDLLATAFLNPDGKIAVVVMNQTEKDIAFHAWIENQAVKTNSPAHSIVTLVL, translated from the coding sequence ATGCTGCCATTTACCAAACAACTCACTGCCCTTTGCCTGACGCTGATTGTGTCGTTCTCGACCTATGCTGCCGCGCAGGCGTTGGACGGACCTCAAGATGTCAATGCTTCTGCCGCGAGGCAGTGGAGCAAAGCCGAGGTTTATGTCACCGCCAAGGCAACGAACGACAGAATCACAAAAAAAGAGCCGCTGACCTTTCTCCCGCTCGAACAACCGGATGAGCACACGCCGACCATTATCCTCGACAAGGACAAGACGTTTCAAACCCTCGTCGGTATCGGTGGCGCGCTGACGGATGCCTCCGCTGAGACGTTTTACAAATTGCCCGCGAAACAACAACAGGAAATCCTCACCGCCTTTTTTGACAAAGCGCAGGGCATCGGCTTCACGCTGTGCCGGACGAATATTCACAGTTGCGATTTTTCCAGTTCAAGCTACACCTATGCGGAAATTCCCGGCGATAGCAGTTTGCAACACTTCAGCATTGCGCCGGATTTGAAATACAAGATTCCTTTCATCAAAGCCGCATTCGCGCAGGCCGGCGCCGAGTTCAAATTGTTCGCTTCTCCCTGGAGTCCGCCGGCGTGGATGAAAACCAACAACAACATGCTGCAGGGCGGCAAATTGCGGCCGGAATACAACCAAACCTGGGCGAACTATTTCGTCCGCTTCGTTCAGGAGTTCGAAAAAGCCGGCGTGCCGATTTGGGGGTTGACCGTGCAAAACGAGCCGATGGCCGTGCAAACCTGGGAATCGTGCATCTTCACCGCGACGGAAGAACGGGATTTTGTGAAATACCATCTCGGGCCGGCATTGGAACGCGCCGGCTTGTCGCGCCTCAAGCTGATGATCTGGGATCACAACCGCGGCATCATGTATCAACGCGCAAAAGTTGTTTACGACGATCCGGTGGCGTCGAAGTATGTGTGGGGCGCCGGCTTTCATTGGTACGTTGGTGATCATTTCGACAACGTCCGGCTGGTGCATGACGCTTATCCGGACAAGGAGCTGGTCTTCACGGAGGGCACCGAGGCCAATTTCGATGCGAACAAAGTCAAAGACTGGCAATGGGGCGAGTTCTTTGGCAAGTCGATCATCATGGATTTGAACAACTGGGCTTCAGGTTGGGTGGCTTGGAATGTCATTCTCGATGAGCGCGGCGGTCCGAACCACGTCGGCAATTTTTGCATGGCGCCGATTATCTGTAACACCAAAACCGGCGAGCTGACCTATATGAATTCTTTTTACTATCTCGGGCATTTTTCGAAATTCCTCCGCCCCGGCGCCAAGCGCATCATTTGTTCTTCCAATCACGATGATCTTTTGGCAACGGCATTTCTCAATCCTGACGGGAAAATTGCCGTGGTGGTGATGAATCAAACGGAAAAGGATATCGCGTTTCATGCTTGGATTGAAAACCAGGCGGTGAAAACGAATAGTCCGGCGCATTCGATTGTCACGCTGGTCTTGTGA
- a CDS encoding right-handed parallel beta-helix repeat-containing protein yields MKKRLAVLSAVLSFSAAAIVTFWSVPGWAQPKAIHVPEGFTTIQAALDSAAAGDTILVSPGIYTENINFRGKNIVLKSVAGPRSTIIDGKQQGSVVTFAAGEDATACLEGFTLRHGSGTVTADGKIYGGAIHCFSSSPTIRRNVMRENVVTAACGALGGGIAILGSSAPLVESNHIYDNSVISMCDAIVNFGGGIFVAGSSTPSLYENTITRNSADFGGGVAVMDTARPLIQRNTIVRNFRSGILVTQLAQPVIGGAPRTGNDIAENEGFELERRLHDAGQIEKINARFNYYGACPPTEDEIFPLSEFDTSDCRRFAVRNYFPLQKGNAWTFDGPVAMTETITDTFTLGKRYLFYRFNEFWNRKDIALRLTEENRLAYRFDPMSVIEHTWVDFSAEIGEQWTLALGEEKWMVELQSKTDTVTVPAGTFTECYRFFFDWGCCDNSWIEWYAPGVGPVKRVLLGFAVIEYPLLRAFIHGQPVSVNDRSGSARPAQFMLHQNYPNPLLPARMRAGTETVIRYELPQTAFVLLEIFNLLGQKVRTLVAASQPLGRYEVLWSGRDDAGKALPSGVYFYRLDAGNFTQVRKLALLK; encoded by the coding sequence ATGAAGAAACGACTGGCTGTCCTCAGCGCTGTGTTATCCTTTTCTGCCGCCGCGATCGTCACGTTCTGGAGCGTCCCCGGGTGGGCGCAACCCAAGGCGATTCACGTTCCCGAAGGTTTCACCACGATTCAGGCCGCCCTCGACTCTGCCGCTGCCGGGGATACCATTTTGGTCAGCCCGGGCATCTACACGGAGAACATCAACTTTCGCGGCAAGAATATTGTATTGAAGAGTGTCGCAGGCCCGCGCAGCACGATCATCGATGGCAAGCAACAGGGAAGCGTGGTGACGTTCGCTGCGGGCGAAGATGCAACGGCATGCCTGGAAGGTTTTACGTTGCGCCACGGCTCCGGCACTGTCACCGCTGACGGCAAAATCTATGGCGGCGCGATTCACTGCTTTTCCTCCTCGCCAACCATCAGGCGAAATGTGATGCGAGAGAATGTCGTGACCGCTGCCTGTGGCGCCCTGGGCGGCGGCATCGCGATCCTCGGCAGCTCCGCTCCGTTGGTCGAGAGCAACCACATCTATGACAATAGCGTCATCTCCATGTGCGATGCGATCGTCAACTTTGGCGGCGGCATTTTTGTCGCGGGCAGTTCGACGCCGAGTCTATACGAGAACACCATCACGCGCAACAGCGCCGACTTTGGCGGCGGTGTCGCGGTGATGGATACCGCTCGCCCCCTGATTCAACGAAATACCATCGTGCGGAATTTTCGCAGCGGCATTCTCGTCACGCAACTCGCGCAGCCGGTCATTGGCGGCGCGCCGCGAACCGGCAATGACATCGCAGAGAACGAAGGCTTTGAACTGGAGCGGCGCTTGCATGACGCCGGTCAAATTGAGAAGATCAATGCCCGGTTCAACTACTACGGCGCCTGCCCGCCCACGGAAGATGAAATCTTTCCACTCAGCGAATTTGACACGAGCGATTGCCGGCGCTTTGCGGTGCGCAATTATTTCCCGTTGCAGAAGGGAAATGCGTGGACGTTTGACGGTCCCGTGGCCATGACCGAAACCATCACTGACACCTTCACGCTGGGCAAGCGCTACCTCTTTTATCGCTTCAATGAATTCTGGAACCGCAAAGACATTGCGCTGCGACTCACCGAAGAGAACAGACTTGCCTATCGCTTTGATCCGATGAGTGTCATCGAACACACCTGGGTGGATTTCAGCGCGGAGATCGGCGAGCAATGGACCCTGGCACTCGGTGAAGAAAAATGGATGGTTGAACTGCAGAGCAAAACCGACACCGTCACGGTGCCGGCCGGCACCTTCACCGAGTGTTACCGCTTTTTCTTTGATTGGGGCTGCTGCGATAATAGCTGGATCGAATGGTACGCGCCGGGCGTCGGCCCGGTGAAACGCGTGCTCTTGGGATTCGCTGTGATTGAGTACCCGCTCTTGCGTGCGTTCATTCATGGCCAGCCGGTTTCCGTGAACGACAGGTCAGGCAGCGCGAGACCGGCGCAGTTCATGCTTCATCAAAACTATCCCAATCCCCTGCTGCCAGCGCGCATGCGGGCCGGCACGGAAACGGTGATTCGCTACGAGCTTCCCCAAACTGCTTTTGTTCTGCTGGAAATCTTCAATCTGTTGGGTCAAAAAGTGCGCACCCTCGTTGCAGCCTCGCAGCCGCTGGGACGATACGAGGTGCTGTGGAGCGGGAGGGACGATGCGGGCAAGGCGCTGCCCAGCGGCGTGTACTTCTATCGCCTCGACGCGGGGAACTTCACGCAAGTGCGCAAGCTGGCGCTGCTCAAGTGA
- a CDS encoding glycoside hydrolase family 88 protein: MNVFSQSFASTVMKKVCDWQLQNPVALNERNENDWARAAFYTGVMATYRTTQEKKYLDAAIAWSESCDWKLARRLRHADDHARGQTFLEIYEIMQKPGMIADVQSTFDSLIADPKSGREDWWWCDALFMAPPVLARLAAATGDNRYLGFLNTMFWDTHDFLYDKEEHLFFRDQSYFDKKTPNGSKTFWARGNGWVMAGTVRVLQYLPKDDPFRDRYVALLQEMAAAIKRIQGEDGLWRPSLLDAKEVPHPETSGSSFFCYALAWGINNGLLSKDEYLPVVKKAWQGLNSWVTAEGKLQWVQPIGAAPDKVTRENFQEYGSGAFLLAGSEIYKLNIKP; this comes from the coding sequence ATGAATGTCTTCTCACAGTCATTTGCCTCCACAGTGATGAAAAAAGTCTGCGACTGGCAACTGCAGAATCCCGTGGCGCTCAATGAACGCAATGAGAATGACTGGGCGCGCGCCGCTTTCTACACCGGCGTGATGGCGACCTACCGAACGACGCAGGAAAAGAAATACCTCGATGCCGCCATCGCCTGGTCGGAATCATGCGACTGGAAACTGGCCAGGCGACTGCGGCATGCCGACGATCATGCCCGCGGCCAGACGTTTCTGGAAATCTATGAAATCATGCAAAAGCCCGGGATGATCGCGGACGTCCAGAGCACGTTTGATTCGCTCATCGCCGACCCCAAGTCCGGCCGCGAGGATTGGTGGTGGTGCGATGCGCTATTCATGGCGCCACCGGTGCTGGCCAGGCTGGCGGCGGCAACTGGTGACAATCGCTATCTCGGATTTCTCAACACCATGTTTTGGGATACACACGATTTTCTCTATGACAAGGAAGAACACCTGTTCTTTCGAGACCAATCCTATTTCGACAAGAAAACACCCAATGGCAGCAAAACTTTTTGGGCGAGAGGCAACGGTTGGGTGATGGCAGGCACCGTGCGAGTGCTGCAATACCTCCCAAAGGATGATCCTTTCCGCGATCGCTATGTGGCATTACTGCAGGAAATGGCCGCCGCGATCAAGAGAATTCAAGGAGAAGACGGCTTGTGGCGGCCCAGTTTGCTGGATGCCAAGGAAGTGCCGCATCCGGAGACCAGCGGTTCATCGTTTTTTTGTTATGCCTTGGCGTGGGGCATCAACAACGGACTCTTGAGTAAAGACGAATATTTGCCCGTCGTGAAAAAGGCTTGGCAAGGTCTGAATTCGTGGGTGACGGCTGAAGGCAAACTGCAATGGGTGCAGCCGATTGGCGCCGCGCCGGACAAAGTCACGAGGGAAAACTTTCAAGAGTATGGCTCCGGCGCATTCTTGTTGGCGGGCAGCGAGATTTACAAGTTGAACATAAAACCATAA
- a CDS encoding alpha-xylosidase, translating into MHSPDKNQHLLNEPIDISDDFRNFSNTYYVADSLSAFDPKTGKGELTYRRYEYATRHAFNNMLAVLQRAAANEFPTVEYAAAPALPFSVEFVSARTIRMRASSRFQIMPEQESLMLVNGKAPLDNSAWRYSKINGGHLYTSPYGSVIIREAPWHIEIRDGAGKLLTRTIHINDGAETFTPLLPFCYVRRASDYSTSMAAVFSLSPDEKIFGCGESFTAFNKRGQKVVLWTDDSNGVQNETMYKPIPFFMSSRGYGMFMHTSSPITCNFGKYYSGNMALMMGDDELDLFVFLGSPKDILDEYTDLTGKAAMPPLWSFGFWMSRITYFSEAEGRSVVRKLRDNKIPCDVIHFDTGWFETDWRCDYQFSKSRFDNAAQMMADFKKMGIQTCLWQLPYFTPKNTLFPEIIQKNLFVKDRKGNLPYEDAVLDLSNPATIKWYQDKIGGLLQQGVGVIKVDFGEAAPPDGIYASGRTGFYEHNLYPLRYNKAVAEITKQITGETIIWARSAWAGSQRYPVHWGGDPANTNTAMAATLRAGLSFGLSGFSFWAHDIGGFVHRTPEDIYRRWAPFGFLTSHTRSHGAPPKEPWEYGEDFMNAFRKAGEMKYKLMPYVYAQAKDCTERGLPMVRALFVEFPDDPGSWEVDDQYLFGSDMLVAPLFENVTARNVYLPPGQWIDYQTKKIYAGGWHNIQAGEIPIVVLVKEGAVIPHLKLAQSTAQMDWSQIELVVYANDALTAQGLVCLPADQVLRKITLTSKNGAFSFAGNSLPTTVTWKVRKNVEQ; encoded by the coding sequence ATGCATTCACCAGATAAGAATCAACATCTGTTGAATGAGCCGATTGATATCAGCGATGATTTTCGAAATTTCTCAAATACTTATTATGTAGCGGACAGCCTTTCCGCCTTTGATCCGAAAACCGGCAAGGGTGAGCTGACTTACCGGCGCTATGAATACGCCACGCGCCACGCTTTCAACAACATGTTAGCCGTCTTGCAGCGAGCCGCTGCCAATGAGTTCCCGACGGTTGAATATGCCGCTGCACCGGCGCTGCCTTTTTCGGTTGAGTTTGTCTCGGCGCGCACGATCCGCATGCGGGCAAGCTCGCGCTTTCAGATCATGCCGGAGCAGGAATCTCTCATGCTGGTCAACGGCAAAGCGCCGCTGGACAACAGCGCCTGGCGATACAGTAAAATTAATGGCGGCCATCTTTACACCAGCCCATACGGTTCGGTCATCATCCGCGAAGCGCCCTGGCACATTGAGATACGCGATGGCGCTGGAAAGCTGCTCACGCGCACGATTCATATCAACGATGGCGCAGAAACGTTCACGCCGTTGCTGCCTTTCTGTTATGTTCGCCGCGCTTCTGATTATTCCACGAGCATGGCAGCGGTGTTTTCGCTCTCACCCGATGAAAAAATCTTCGGCTGCGGCGAGTCGTTCACGGCATTCAACAAGCGCGGCCAGAAAGTAGTTTTGTGGACGGACGATTCCAACGGCGTGCAAAACGAGACGATGTACAAGCCCATTCCATTTTTCATGAGCAGTCGCGGCTACGGGATGTTCATGCACACCTCTTCGCCGATCACCTGCAATTTCGGCAAGTATTACAGCGGCAACATGGCGCTGATGATGGGCGACGATGAGCTTGACCTGTTCGTTTTTCTCGGCAGCCCCAAGGACATTCTCGATGAATACACCGATCTCACCGGCAAAGCCGCCATGCCGCCGTTGTGGTCATTCGGTTTCTGGATGAGCCGCATCACCTACTTCTCCGAAGCCGAAGGCCGCTCGGTTGTCAGAAAACTTCGCGACAACAAAATCCCGTGCGATGTGATTCATTTCGACACTGGCTGGTTTGAAACCGATTGGCGCTGTGATTACCAGTTTTCCAAATCGCGCTTCGACAATGCCGCGCAAATGATGGCCGACTTCAAAAAGATGGGCATCCAAACTTGCCTGTGGCAGTTGCCCTATTTCACGCCAAAGAACACGTTATTTCCTGAAATCATACAAAAGAATCTTTTTGTGAAGGATCGCAAAGGCAATCTGCCTTACGAAGACGCTGTTCTCGATTTGTCGAATCCAGCGACGATCAAATGGTATCAGGACAAAATCGGCGGCTTGCTGCAGCAAGGCGTCGGTGTCATCAAAGTCGATTTTGGCGAGGCTGCACCTCCCGATGGAATTTATGCTTCAGGTCGCACCGGTTTTTACGAGCACAATCTGTATCCCCTGCGTTATAACAAGGCGGTTGCTGAAATCACCAAACAGATCACCGGCGAGACGATCATTTGGGCGCGCAGTGCCTGGGCCGGCAGCCAGCGCTATCCGGTGCATTGGGGTGGCGATCCCGCCAACACCAACACCGCGATGGCCGCAACACTGCGCGCGGGTTTGTCATTTGGACTCTCGGGATTTTCATTCTGGGCGCATGACATCGGCGGATTTGTCCATCGCACGCCGGAAGACATTTATCGCCGCTGGGCGCCGTTCGGCTTCCTCACCTCTCATACACGCAGCCACGGCGCGCCGCCCAAAGAGCCGTGGGAATATGGTGAAGATTTCATGAATGCCTTCCGCAAGGCCGGCGAGATGAAATACAAGCTCATGCCTTACGTCTATGCCCAGGCGAAAGATTGCACCGAACGCGGTCTACCGATGGTGCGCGCCCTATTCGTGGAGTTCCCGGATGATCCCGGTTCATGGGAAGTGGATGATCAATACTTGTTTGGCTCGGACATGCTGGTCGCGCCGTTGTTTGAAAATGTCACTGCGCGCAACGTTTACCTGCCACCGGGTCAATGGATTGACTATCAAACCAAAAAAATCTACGCCGGCGGTTGGCACAACATACAGGCCGGCGAGATTCCCATCGTCGTGCTGGTGAAAGAAGGAGCGGTGATTCCGCACCTCAAGCTCGCGCAATCAACGGCGCAGATGGACTGGTCGCAAATCGAACTGGTGGTTTACGCCAATGATGCGCTAACCGCGCAAGGGTTGGTTTGTCTGCCTGCAGACCAGGTGCTGCGCAAAATAACTCTCACCAGCAAAAATGGCGCCTTTAGTTTCGCCGGCAATTCACTTCCCACTACGGTAACCTGGAAAGTGCGGAAGAATGTTGAGCAGTGA
- a CDS encoding DUF362 domain-containing protein, producing MNANPKQSESSTDQSSKRLTFGRLYFHLIGLGALIWFLVRVIPKPSRAAYPCMRAAFPVASAFVLYILGLAASALALVKAKAHWRSARYAIAALFLILAAISGFLALQADQPFVYADSRSRDPSNQPMGNGQGIFPGRVVWAWNPEATNESCRNDNWGEAYHEPKNSNMNVIQAMIDRSLLSLTGEPSVSAAWNALFIHFNQHKGRGAVGYQPGQKIFIKTNAVSTPVDGSHNYSGLSNYTMAKTSPQPVLAILRQLVNVAGVAQENISVGDPIQSVPNDYWDIWHTEFPNVKYISSVGGNGRTKSLAGSRASLFYSDRGAVLRSGDWGDATKGVPIYDDKLYAVIEQADYMINLAALKVHERAGVTLLAKCHFGSHTRTNALHVHNGLVNPDGLPTAAPQRDGYGLYRVLVDLMGHEKLGGNTILNVVDGLWGGPGANLRPVKFKMAPFNNDWPSSILMSQDQVALESVCFDLLKAEFTGDQHAETYPQMVGVDDHLHQAADSSTWPAGIKYDPEKDGIVLASLGVHEHWNNANDQQYSRDLGIGAGIELIKLHGVTSVSAPAVPEGPRGFRLEANFPNPCKAGTRIVYEVPANLRVRLELFNMNGQRLAVLVDDFQAAGKHSVDFDAAGLASGTYVYRLSTSQTTLTRKLALVR from the coding sequence ATGAATGCGAACCCCAAGCAATCCGAATCATCCACAGATCAATCTTCTAAGCGCCTGACCTTTGGAAGACTATATTTCCATCTCATCGGACTCGGCGCTTTGATCTGGTTTCTTGTCCGCGTCATTCCCAAACCGAGCCGTGCCGCCTATCCCTGCATGCGTGCCGCCTTTCCGGTAGCCTCTGCTTTTGTGCTCTACATACTCGGCCTGGCCGCTTCGGCATTGGCCTTGGTCAAGGCCAAGGCGCATTGGCGGAGCGCGCGCTACGCGATCGCCGCACTGTTTCTGATTCTTGCGGCAATCAGCGGATTCCTTGCTTTGCAAGCCGACCAGCCCTTTGTCTATGCCGATTCCCGCTCGCGGGATCCGTCCAATCAGCCCATGGGAAATGGCCAGGGAATCTTTCCCGGACGGGTGGTTTGGGCGTGGAATCCGGAGGCCACGAACGAGAGTTGCAGAAATGATAATTGGGGAGAAGCCTACCACGAGCCCAAAAACTCCAATATGAATGTCATCCAGGCAATGATCGACCGATCTTTGCTGAGCCTGACCGGCGAGCCTTCGGTGAGCGCGGCCTGGAACGCGCTGTTCATTCATTTCAACCAGCACAAGGGCAGGGGCGCGGTGGGTTATCAACCCGGCCAGAAGATTTTCATCAAGACCAATGCGGTGAGCACGCCGGTGGACGGCTCTCACAACTATAGCGGCTTGAGCAACTACACCATGGCCAAAACCTCGCCGCAGCCGGTGCTCGCCATTTTGCGGCAATTGGTCAATGTCGCCGGCGTTGCGCAGGAAAACATCTCAGTGGGCGATCCGATTCAGAGTGTGCCCAATGACTACTGGGACATCTGGCACACTGAATTTCCCAACGTGAAGTACATTTCGAGCGTGGGAGGCAACGGCCGCACCAAATCGCTGGCCGGCAGCCGGGCGAGTTTGTTCTATTCCGATCGCGGCGCGGTGTTGCGTTCCGGTGATTGGGGCGATGCCACCAAGGGCGTTCCTATTTACGATGACAAGCTGTACGCGGTCATTGAACAAGCCGATTACATGATCAACCTCGCCGCGCTGAAGGTGCACGAAAGAGCCGGCGTGACGCTGTTGGCCAAATGCCATTTCGGCTCGCATACCCGCACCAACGCTTTGCACGTCCACAACGGCTTGGTCAATCCTGACGGCCTGCCGACCGCCGCTCCCCAGCGCGACGGCTACGGGCTTTATCGCGTGTTGGTTGATTTGATGGGACACGAGAAGTTGGGAGGCAACACCATTCTCAATGTCGTGGATGGTCTGTGGGGCGGACCCGGCGCGAATCTTCGTCCGGTCAAATTCAAAATGGCGCCGTTCAACAATGACTGGCCCTCTTCGATCCTCATGTCGCAGGATCAGGTGGCGCTGGAATCCGTCTGTTTTGATCTTCTCAAGGCCGAATTCACCGGCGACCAGCATGCGGAAACCTATCCGCAAATGGTGGGCGTTGATGATCATCTCCATCAAGCTGCGGACTCGAGCACCTGGCCCGCTGGCATCAAGTATGATCCTGAAAAAGACGGAATTGTGCTTGCCAGCCTGGGCGTGCACGAGCATTGGAATAACGCCAATGACCAGCAGTATTCGCGCGATCTCGGCATCGGTGCAGGCATCGAGTTGATCAAGCTCCACGGCGTGACTTCCGTCAGCGCGCCGGCAGTGCCAGAGGGGCCGCGCGGCTTTCGCCTGGAAGCCAATTTCCCCAATCCGTGCAAGGCAGGCACGCGCATCGTTTATGAAGTGCCGGCAAACCTGCGTGTGCGCCTCGAGCTTTTCAACATGAACGGCCAGCGGTTGGCAGTATTGGTGGATGACTTCCAGGCCGCCGGCAAGCATTCGGTCGATTTCGATGCAGCAGGCCTGGCGAGCGGCACTTACGTCTATCGGCTTTCGACTTCGCAAACCACACTCACCCGGAAGCTGGCCCTGGTGAGGTAG
- a CDS encoding DUF4982 domain-containing protein, with translation MKTPTLKSVTCLLGSCLLILPALLSTVCTSSSSQNRKIENFGKTWKFQLGEITNGQETGLDDLQWRTLALPHDWSIEGNFSKDHPATPGGGALPGGIGWYRKTFTLPEVDKDKLTFIEFDGVYRNSEVWINGHYLGQRPYGYSSFRYELTPFLNYGTQNNVLAVKVDNSQQPNSRWYSGSGIYRNVRLVTTEKVHVDHWGTFVTAPEVSEQSAKVSIQTKVRNASPQDQPITLKTAVFDQNGKQVTAVKSAGVALKDSVCEIVQQLTVMNPALWSIESPQLYQAVTTIECNGRVCDDYVTTFGIRTFSFEFDNGFFLNGKPVKLKGVCNHHDLGCLGAAVNRRALQRQLEIMRDMGVNSIRTSHNPPAPELLDLCDEMGFIVMDEAFDMWKKKKTEYDYAMNWDEWHQRDLEDMILRDRNHPSVIIWSIGNEVMEQWNRNDSSGIVIASKLAAIVRGLDPTRPVTAACNDQDPANPVIKSGALDLIGYNYKQNIFPDFPKIYPGKKFIATETTSALATRGHYDMPADSIRRWPERWDKPFDEGNPDNTCSAYDNCSTPWGSTHEETWKIVKKHAFLSGMYVWTGFDYLGEPTPYGWPSRSSYFGIVDLAGFPKDAYYMYQSEWTDQPVLHVFPHWNWNEGDAIDVWAYTNCEEVELFLNGQSLGTKRKAGDDLHLAWRVAFARGALKAIGRSDGKEILTREVKTAGAPAKIVLEADRNVIAADGRDLSFVTVKLLDEEGTLTPRADNLISFEIVGAGRIAGVDNGLQTSAEPFKANSRKAFNGLCLAVIQSTEKPGRIALKATSEGLEEAAIVIDSK, from the coding sequence ATGAAAACGCCAACGTTGAAATCTGTGACATGCCTTCTTGGTTCTTGTCTGCTCATTCTCCCGGCTTTATTGTCAACTGTATGCACGTCATCTTCATCCCAAAACAGAAAAATCGAAAACTTCGGCAAGACTTGGAAATTCCAACTGGGCGAGATCACCAACGGGCAGGAGACCGGGCTGGACGATTTGCAATGGCGAACACTTGCTCTGCCGCACGACTGGAGCATCGAAGGCAATTTCAGCAAAGATCATCCTGCGACTCCCGGCGGCGGCGCTTTGCCTGGCGGCATCGGATGGTATCGCAAAACATTCACGCTGCCTGAAGTGGACAAGGACAAGCTGACTTTCATTGAATTCGACGGCGTTTACCGCAACAGTGAAGTGTGGATTAACGGCCACTATTTGGGCCAACGGCCGTATGGTTACAGCTCTTTTCGTTATGAGCTGACGCCGTTTTTGAACTACGGAACGCAAAACAACGTGTTGGCGGTGAAAGTCGACAACTCGCAACAACCCAATTCGCGCTGGTATTCCGGTTCAGGAATCTATCGGAATGTTAGATTGGTGACCACCGAGAAAGTTCACGTCGATCACTGGGGCACCTTTGTCACGGCGCCCGAAGTGAGCGAGCAATCAGCCAAGGTCTCGATCCAAACCAAAGTGCGGAATGCGTCACCGCAGGATCAGCCGATCACACTGAAAACGGCTGTCTTTGACCAGAATGGCAAACAAGTCACCGCGGTGAAATCTGCCGGTGTTGCGCTCAAGGACTCAGTCTGCGAAATTGTACAGCAGCTTACCGTCATGAATCCGGCATTGTGGTCGATTGAATCTCCCCAACTCTACCAGGCGGTTACAACCATCGAATGCAACGGCCGCGTTTGCGATGATTATGTCACGACATTTGGCATCCGCACTTTTTCGTTCGAGTTCGACAACGGTTTCTTTCTGAATGGTAAACCGGTCAAGCTCAAGGGCGTTTGCAATCATCACGATCTCGGCTGTCTCGGCGCCGCGGTCAATCGCCGGGCGCTGCAGCGCCAACTCGAAATCATGCGAGACATGGGCGTCAACAGCATCCGCACGTCGCACAATCCGCCGGCGCCGGAGCTGCTGGATTTGTGTGACGAAATGGGCTTCATCGTGATGGATGAAGCCTTTGACATGTGGAAAAAGAAAAAGACGGAATATGACTACGCGATGAACTGGGATGAATGGCATCAGCGCGATTTGGAGGACATGATTTTGCGCGACCGCAATCATCCCAGTGTCATCATCTGGAGCATTGGAAACGAGGTGATGGAACAATGGAACCGGAATGACAGCAGCGGCATTGTTATCGCCAGCAAGCTGGCAGCCATCGTCAGAGGGCTCGATCCCACGCGGCCCGTCACTGCGGCGTGCAACGACCAGGATCCTGCGAATCCCGTCATCAAATCCGGCGCGCTGGATTTGATCGGATACAATTACAAGCAGAATATTTTTCCCGACTTCCCGAAAATCTATCCGGGTAAGAAATTCATTGCCACCGAAACCACCTCGGCTCTCGCAACGCGAGGGCATTATGACATGCCTGCCGACAGCATCCGCCGCTGGCCGGAGCGGTGGGACAAGCCTTTTGATGAAGGAAACCCGGACAATACTTGCTCGGCGTATGACAACTGCAGCACACCCTGGGGTTCAACCCACGAAGAGACGTGGAAGATCGTAAAAAAGCATGCTTTTCTGTCCGGCATGTATGTGTGGACCGGCTTCGATTATCTCGGCGAACCCACACCTTATGGCTGGCCCTCGCGCAGCTCTTATTTCGGCATCGTCGATCTCGCGGGCTTTCCCAAAGATGCCTATTACATGTACCAAAGCGAGTGGACGGACCAACCGGTTTTGCATGTTTTCCCGCATTGGAATTGGAACGAAGGCGATGCGATCGATGTGTGGGCATACACCAATTGCGAAGAGGTAGAGTTGTTCTTGAATGGCCAATCACTCGGAACCAAAAGGAAAGCTGGAGATGATCTGCACCTTGCATGGCGCGTGGCGTTTGCACGGGGCGCGCTGAAGGCCATTGGACGCAGTGACGGAAAGGAAATTTTGACTCGTGAAGTCAAAACCGCCGGCGCACCGGCAAAAATCGTTCTGGAAGCCGATAGAAATGTGATTGCGGCAGACGGCCGCGATCTTTCCTTCGTCACCGTCAAGTTGTTGGATGAGGAAGGAACGTTGACGCCGCGCGCAGATAATCTGATCAGCTTTGAAATCGTCGGCGCGGGCCGCATCGCCGGTGTTGACAATGGACTTCAAACCAGCGCTGAGCCCTTCAAGGCGAATTCTCGCAAGGCATTCAACGGCCTATGTCTGGCGGTGATCCAATCCACTGAAAAGCCGGGCCGGATTGCCCTAAAGGCAACTTCGGAGGGTTTGGAGGAAGCGGCAATTGTCATTGACTCAAAATAG